The Culicoides brevitarsis isolate CSIRO-B50_1 unplaced genomic scaffold, AGI_CSIRO_Cbre_v1 contig_70, whole genome shotgun sequence nucleotide sequence aatttcacacTGGGACACGTACAAAAATCCcagtaggaaaaaaataattcaattttttcatgattttttaacgaaaaatgcttaaaatgagttaaaaatctgaattttaataatttttcaaattgatttttcattaaaaagtaatttaaatagtaaaaaagcaggtaaaaatatttgacagcgCCTCTAgtgggaaaaaaagtaaaggagAGAAGACGTCAGTGGGGAGCATCTGGTCGGTCTACTGTCAAACTGCTACAAAGGTGATTGTGTCGTGCGagtttttcgtgaatttctcTGAAAATTTGGTCGTAAAAATCGTGGAAAtgtaaaaaacggaaaaactaCTGCACGTACAAACAGTTCAAGCGGAAATTTTACGTTAATTCTACGTAAAAATCGGAgaggaaaatcatttttccttGTTACTCACACAGACACTGAAAACACATACACACGCAACAAAGAAACGAATCCACCATTTTTTAGCTAcgtttaacgaaaattaaaagcgAATTTTCGCCCCTTAAAACTCCCGTAAAAGTCCCGTGAAAAGTGGCGAAACGATGTACATAACGTGATGCGCAAGTGATTTAGTGAATAAAGTACGGAAAAGCGCTTTGGATttaattcgaataaaaacAGGTGTAACAATTGGATTGGTGTGCAAGACAcattacaaaaattgattgaaaagaaaaaatataaaaaatttgttcaaaaatgcattttctgtAGTCGCGTTCGAACAAAGAGTAGAAgtttagttgaaattttgagtttaaagtactaaaaaaaagttggaaaaaagcgaaaaacgcaaaaattgtgaaataaaaaaacgagtaaAGTGCTAAAATGGAGTTGCGAGTAGGAAACAAGTATCGTTTAGGGCGAAAAATCGGTTCGGGATCGTTCGGCGACATTTATCTGGGCACGACAATTTCGACGGGCGAAGAGGTAGCAATAAAGTTAGAATGCATAAAGACAAAGCACCCACAACTGCACATCGAGAGCAAATTTTACAAGATGATGCAGGGCGGCATCGGGATCCCGACGATAAAATGGTGCGGTTCGGAAGGCGATTACAACGTGATGGTAATGGAACTGCTCGGACCCTCGCTCGAAGACTTGTTCAACTTTTGCACGCGTCGCTTCTCGCTGAAAACGGTCTTGCTGTTGGCGGACCAGATGATTTCGCGCATCGACTACATCCATTCGCGCAACTTCATTCATCGCGACATCAAGCCAGACAACTTCCTCATGGGTCTCGGCAAAAAGGGTAATTTAGTGTACATCATTGACTTTGGCTTGgcgaaaaaatacaaagattCCAAGACGATGACGCACATCCCGTACcgagaaaacaaaaatctcaCGGGCACGGCGCGCTACGCCTCGATCAACACGCATTTGGGCATCGAACAGTCGCGACGCGACGACCTCGAGTCACTAGGTTACGTTCTCATGTACTTCAATCTCGGCACGTTGCCGTGGCAAGGCTTGAAGGCGGCCAACAAACGACAAAAATACGAACGGATAAGCGAGAAAAAGCTGTCGACGCCCGTGCACGAGCTGTGCAAGGGCTTTCCCGCGGAATTCACCACATACCTTAGCTACTGCCGTCAATTGGACTTTGTCCAGCGTCCCGACTACTGTTACTTGCGCAAACTCTTCCGTACGCTGTTCCATCGGCAGGGCTTCACGTACGACTACGTCTTCGACTGGAACATGCTGAAGTTTGGCGGATCGCGGAATGCCAGTAGCACGAGTGGCGGTACTGCGGGAGCTGTGGGCGCTCCCACGGGAAATAACGTCATGCCAGGACCAAATCAGAACAATGAGCACGAGTCGACGCGCGATCGACGCAACAACCTCCAAATGCAGCACAGCACGAACCAGCAACAAGACGAGCCGATGACGTCGAATTCACGTGTTTACGACACGCCGGAACGCCGTTCATCGATAAGACTTCGCGGGCAAAACATAGACTCGCGAGCCATC carries:
- the LOC134836598 gene encoding discs overgrown protein kinase; translation: MELRVGNKYRLGRKIGSGSFGDIYLGTTISTGEEVAIKLECIKTKHPQLHIESKFYKMMQGGIGIPTIKWCGSEGDYNVMVMELLGPSLEDLFNFCTRRFSLKTVLLLADQMISRIDYIHSRNFIHRDIKPDNFLMGLGKKGNLVYIIDFGLAKKYKDSKTMTHIPYRENKNLTGTARYASINTHLGIEQSRRDDLESLGYVLMYFNLGTLPWQGLKAANKRQKYERISEKKLSTPVHELCKGFPAEFTTYLSYCRQLDFVQRPDYCYLRKLFRTLFHRQGFTYDYVFDWNMLKFGGSRNASSTSGGTAGAVGAPTGNNVMPGPNQNNEHESTRDRRNNLQMQHSTNQQQDEPMTSNSRVYDTPERRSSIRLRGQNIDSRAIK